A stretch of the Butyricicoccus intestinisimiae genome encodes the following:
- the sigE gene encoding RNA polymerase sporulation sigma factor SigE produces the protein MRIWEKLRGILCRLGLLPSETGIFYIGSSIVLPPPLTAQQEAEAVRGFQQGDRACRDRLIEHNLRLVVYIARKFENTGIHMEDLISIGTIGLIKAIETYNLEKKTKLATYASRCIENEILMHLRKVSGQKTEVSFDEPLSTDWDGNELLLSDILGTEPDCVIRPVEDDVDRQLLHRALNRLPEREKTIICMRFGLTDGEEHTQKEVADLLGISQSYISRLEKRIMKRMKKDMMRWV, from the coding sequence ATGCGAATTTGGGAAAAGCTGCGGGGAATTTTGTGCCGGCTGGGATTGCTTCCGTCGGAAACAGGTATCTTTTACATTGGAAGCTCGATTGTTTTGCCGCCGCCGCTCACGGCACAACAGGAAGCGGAAGCGGTGCGGGGATTTCAGCAGGGAGATCGAGCCTGCCGAGATCGGCTCATCGAACACAATTTGCGGCTCGTTGTGTACATTGCGCGGAAGTTTGAAAATACCGGCATTCACATGGAAGATTTGATTTCCATTGGAACAATTGGGTTAATCAAAGCGATTGAGACATACAATTTGGAGAAAAAGACCAAATTGGCAACCTATGCTTCGCGGTGCATCGAAAATGAGATTTTGATGCACCTGCGCAAGGTTTCCGGACAGAAAACCGAGGTGTCCTTTGATGAACCGCTGAGCACGGACTGGGATGGAAACGAATTGCTGTTGTCGGACATTCTCGGCACAGAACCCGACTGCGTCATTCGGCCGGTAGAAGACGATGTGGATCGGCAGTTGCTGCATCGGGCACTCAACCGCCTGCCGGAGCGCGAGAAAACCATCATCTGTATGCGGTTCGGCCTGACAGATGGAGAAGAACATACGCAAAAAGAGGTGGCGGATCTGCTCGGCATCTCGCAATCGTATATTTCTCGACTGGAAAAGCGCATTATGAAACGGATGAAAAAGGATATGATGCGGTGGGTGTAA